Proteins encoded within one genomic window of Dehalococcoidia bacterium:
- the rpsB gene encoding 30S ribosomal protein S2, with protein MTTKNEKLSASIQELFDAGSHFGHPSRRWNPKMTEYIHSKRNGSHIINLSKTQEKLLQAVNFIESVISDGGNCMFVGTKKHAQNIIKENAERSNSLYINQRWLGGLMTNFKTIERRLERLVELEDSFAKGIIISQTKRESQKLDTERGRLNKFFSGIKEMNELPSVLYVVDIHREKIAVAEARKLNIPVVAMVDTNSDPNQVEYPIPSNDDGLRSIQLITNIITDAIISGQELYQKKQEDQLAEEAELERLEAEARNKAQEQAAKRQSSNDSSAKAEQEAKAEPEAKAEPEAKAEPEAKAEPEAKAEPE; from the coding sequence TTGACTACAAAGAATGAAAAATTATCAGCATCAATTCAGGAATTATTTGATGCAGGTTCTCATTTTGGACATCCATCTAGGCGATGGAATCCTAAAATGACAGAGTATATTCACTCAAAAAGAAATGGCTCTCACATTATAAATTTATCTAAGACTCAAGAAAAGTTATTACAAGCAGTTAACTTTATTGAATCTGTTATTTCAGATGGTGGTAATTGTATGTTTGTTGGAACTAAAAAGCATGCCCAAAATATCATAAAAGAAAATGCTGAAAGGTCTAATTCACTTTATATTAATCAAAGATGGCTAGGTGGTTTAATGACTAACTTCAAAACAATTGAGAGAAGACTTGAAAGACTTGTTGAACTTGAAGATTCATTTGCAAAGGGTATTATTATCTCTCAGACTAAAAGAGAATCTCAAAAACTCGATACAGAAAGAGGAAGACTTAATAAGTTTTTTTCTGGAATAAAAGAGATGAATGAATTACCTTCTGTGCTTTACGTAGTAGATATTCATAGAGAAAAAATTGCTGTAGCAGAAGCTAGAAAACTTAATATACCTGTTGTGGCCATGGTTGATACAAATTCAGATCCTAATCAAGTAGAATATCCTATCCCATCAAATGATGATGGTTTGAGATCAATTCAGCTTATAACTAATATAATCACAGATGCGATAATTTCAGGTCAAGAGTTATACCAAAAGAAGCAGGAGGATCAACTAGCGGAAGAGGCTGAGCTAGAAAGATTAGAAGCTGAAGCTAGAAATAAAGCCCAAGAACAAGCTGCTAAAAGACAGTCTAGTAATGATTCTAGTGCAAAAGCAGAGCAAGAAGCAAAAGCAGAGCCAGAAGCAAAAGCAGAGCCAGAAGCAAAAGCAGAGCCAGAAGCAAAAGCAGAGCCAGAAGCAAAAGCAGAGCCAGAAG
- a CDS encoding cytochrome c biogenesis protein CcdA, producing MLNQIDNKKFWIYFSLFILTLIIILTFGFLLSLESLNKILFLGFEASSSTSSLYLNFSNLIRLGIAFSAGLVAVFNPCGFALLSVYFSSFLKNDEKLLFNGNTSIFSKKFLEPLYISTVVTVGFILVFFIFASIISAGFYSIRDVFSYFGLVISILLLGYGFIVLYGGNVYFLKLQKLAYLFDSKKNGTSRFYFIYGVSYGITSLSCTLPIFMSIVFSLSNVSKLQILFIDFILFSLGTWVALLSVSFGLLFLKFVIDKVKIFLTVYKYVASSILILSSAYLIFYWMSEFKI from the coding sequence ATGCTAAATCAAATAGATAATAAAAAATTCTGGATTTACTTTTCTCTATTTATTTTGACTCTTATAATAATCCTTACTTTTGGATTTTTATTGAGCTTAGAAAGCCTAAACAAAATTTTATTTTTAGGTTTTGAGGCATCTTCAAGTACTAGTTCTTTATATCTAAATTTTTCTAACCTAATTAGATTGGGGATAGCTTTTAGTGCAGGTCTAGTAGCAGTTTTTAATCCATGTGGATTTGCTCTTTTATCGGTATATTTTTCATCATTCCTGAAAAATGATGAAAAATTATTATTTAATGGCAATACATCAATTTTTTCAAAAAAATTTCTTGAACCTCTATATATTTCAACTGTTGTTACAGTTGGTTTTATATTAGTTTTTTTTATCTTTGCATCAATTATTTCTGCCGGTTTTTATAGTATAAGAGATGTGTTTTCATATTTCGGCTTAGTAATCTCTATACTTCTTCTAGGTTATGGTTTTATAGTTCTTTATGGTGGTAATGTTTATTTCTTAAAATTACAAAAATTAGCATATCTATTTGACTCAAAAAAAAATGGTACATCTAGATTCTATTTTATTTATGGCGTTTCATATGGAATAACTTCTTTATCATGTACACTACCTATATTTATGTCTATTGTTTTTAGCCTTTCGAATGTATCTAAATTACAAATACTTTTTATTGATTTTATTCTTTTTTCATTAGGGACATGGGTTGCCCTTTTGAGTGTTTCTTTTGGGTTATTATTCTTGAAATTTGTTATAGATAAAGTAAAAATATTTCTGACGGTTTATAAATATGTTGCTTCAAGTATTTTGATTTTATCAAGTGCTTATTTAATATTTTATTGGATGAGTGAATTTAAAATATAA
- a CDS encoding LuxR C-terminal-related transcriptional regulator, producing MYNLDNIKTTKQELEILELLSNGYKANEIAKTMNLAEQTIKNKVQTICIKFDSSNRTEAVAKAIRLGII from the coding sequence ATGTATAACTTAGACAACATCAAAACTACCAAACAGGAGCTAGAAATTCTAGAGCTTCTTTCGAATGGCTATAAAGCTAATGAAATAGCTAAGACTATGAATTTAGCAGAACAAACTATTAAAAATAAAGTTCAAACTATCTGTATTAAATTTGATTCTTCCAATAGAACTGAGGCTGTAGCCAAGGCAATTAGATTAGGAATTATTTAA
- a CDS encoding fumarylacetoacetate hydrolase family protein produces MKFARFEVSNEVSYGIVDNGEIIQINNNPILSSYEKTGKSFNESEVKILCPNPNPSKSLCLALNYGSHLGERGAPTRPEPFYKTSTALIGPGDPIKIHPEAGLVACESELVAIIGKVTKNVSEEEALDYVFGYTCGNDVSAREWQGGDDADNQWWRAKSADTFGPLGPYIVTDIDPQNVGIKGFVNGIEGQSCHSSEMLFSTAKSISFISKYATLLPGDMLWTGTSGKTPPINPGDTVTIEIENVGTLENPVESA; encoded by the coding sequence ATGAAGTTTGCAAGATTTGAAGTGTCTAATGAAGTATCCTACGGGATAGTTGATAATGGTGAAATTATTCAGATAAATAATAATCCAATTCTAAGTTCATATGAAAAAACAGGTAAAAGTTTTAATGAATCAGAGGTTAAGATACTTTGCCCAAATCCTAATCCATCTAAAAGTCTGTGCTTAGCGCTTAATTATGGTTCGCATTTGGGTGAAAGAGGAGCTCCTACTAGACCAGAGCCTTTTTATAAAACATCGACAGCACTAATTGGTCCAGGTGATCCAATAAAAATTCACCCTGAAGCTGGTCTTGTAGCATGTGAGTCTGAGCTGGTAGCTATTATTGGTAAAGTTACTAAAAATGTTTCTGAAGAGGAAGCATTAGATTATGTCTTTGGTTACACATGTGGAAATGATGTTTCTGCTAGAGAGTGGCAGGGAGGAGATGATGCAGATAATCAATGGTGGAGAGCAAAATCAGCGGATACTTTTGGCCCATTAGGTCCATATATTGTTACTGACATAGATCCTCAAAATGTTGGAATAAAAGGATTTGTAAATGGAATTGAAGGTCAAAGTTGTCACTCTTCTGAAATGTTATTTTCAACAGCAAAATCTATAAGTTTTATAAGTAAATATGCAACTCTTCTTCCGGGTGACATGCTCTGGACTGGTACCTCAGGTAAAACTCCTCCTATTAATCCTGGAGATACAGTAACCATTGAAATAGAAAATGTTGGTACTTTAGAAAACCCAGTAGAATCTGCTTAA
- a CDS encoding ATP-binding cassette domain-containing protein: MDKSFISIKSLSKNFNENEIIKNLSAEITKGDLVKVSGKNGSGKTTLFKILCQLYTFESGNIFIDGKEINKNSFVKSITSYCSSDSIYYKDLKVKNNIIFYFDVLGELNPNDLYTNNKKFLNLESFEDKYPEELSNGQKKRMNLFRCLIPSFEIYLLDEPELGLDLESITELSSKLTEINKLGKTILFSTHNLDSVDFYQRFKKEILL, encoded by the coding sequence ATGGATAAATCATTTATAAGTATCAAAAGTTTATCTAAGAATTTTAATGAAAATGAAATTATTAAAAATCTCTCTGCAGAAATAACCAAAGGAGATTTAGTTAAGGTTTCAGGTAAAAATGGTAGTGGGAAAACTACTCTATTCAAAATTCTGTGTCAGCTTTATACTTTTGAATCTGGAAATATTTTTATTGATGGGAAAGAAATAAATAAAAATTCATTTGTTAAATCAATAACTTCGTACTGTTCAAGTGATTCAATATATTACAAAGATTTGAAAGTAAAAAATAATATAATTTTTTACTTTGATGTTTTGGGAGAACTTAATCCAAATGATTTATACACAAATAATAAAAAATTTTTAAATTTAGAATCTTTTGAAGATAAATATCCGGAAGAATTATCAAATGGTCAAAAGAAAAGAATGAATTTATTTAGATGCTTAATTCCATCATTTGAAATATACCTTCTTGATGAACCTGAATTAGGTTTAGATTTAGAATCAATTACTGAATTAAGTTCAAAACTCACTGAAATAAACAAATTAGGTAAGACGATTCTTTTTTCGACCCATAACTTGGATTCTGTAGATTTTTATCAAAGATTCAAGAAAGAAATCTTATTATGA
- a CDS encoding heme exporter protein CcmB, producing MNNFINILQLIKIIVQKDFIEEIKSKEILISIISYSTLVLVVVATTSNIKNSSEIFSIIFWISLSFSIILGINKSMSKEFENNGLEMILTSPIDIEIFIIAKSITNFVLISISSGIILLFNNIILNYELYNFSFIFLVIIINFGFSIIGTITYLLFSKSRGKEILSPLLFIPLVSPLLMGGSLTTVEIINNNLVSFTWYGLIIAYDLIFLIIGFFISNLIFQE from the coding sequence ATGAATAATTTCATAAATATTCTACAACTAATAAAAATCATAGTTCAAAAAGATTTTATTGAAGAAATTAAATCTAAAGAAATATTAATTTCAATAATTTCTTATTCAACTTTAGTTTTAGTTGTTGTCGCTACGACTTCTAATATAAAAAATTCATCAGAGATTTTTTCAATAATTTTTTGGATTTCTCTAAGTTTTTCTATAATACTGGGAATTAATAAATCAATGAGCAAAGAATTTGAAAATAACGGATTAGAAATGATTCTAACATCTCCAATTGATATAGAAATTTTTATAATAGCAAAATCAATAACTAACTTTGTATTGATATCAATATCTAGTGGAATTATTTTACTATTTAATAACATAATCTTAAATTATGAACTCTATAATTTTTCATTTATTTTTCTAGTTATAATAATAAACTTTGGATTTAGTATTATAGGAACTATTACTTACTTATTATTTTCTAAATCAAGAGGTAAAGAAATTTTATCTCCACTTTTATTTATACCCTTAGTCTCACCTTTACTCATGGGAGGATCATTGACTACTGTGGAAATAATTAATAATAATTTAGTAAGTTTTACATGGTATGGATTAATTATCGCTTATGACTTAATTTTCTTGATAATTGGCTTCTTTATCTCTAATTTAATTTTCCAAGAATAG
- a CDS encoding cytochrome c biogenesis protein: MLWMIFWWIPIDISQGPVAKTVFIHVPLAWCSMIAIVLVAVASIYYLFNKKLFWDNLAQSTAEVGVIFGSLALISGIIWAKPIWGVWWTGEAKLTTTLILILIYAAYILFRSLYSNSLQMKKIAAIIAVIGAIDSPIIYFAANLWQESHPVTVIGPLAREDSSFGADYGLTLLVSVIAFTLLFVILTRLRLKVLSLESKFKKGI, encoded by the coding sequence ATGCTTTGGATGATATTTTGGTGGATACCAATAGATATATCTCAAGGGCCAGTAGCAAAAACTGTTTTCATTCATGTACCATTAGCTTGGTGTTCAATGATTGCTATAGTTCTTGTTGCAGTAGCATCAATCTACTACTTATTTAATAAAAAATTATTTTGGGATAATCTTGCACAATCTACTGCTGAAGTCGGTGTTATATTTGGTTCTTTGGCCTTGATATCAGGGATTATTTGGGCAAAGCCGATTTGGGGGGTTTGGTGGACAGGTGAAGCAAAACTTACAACTACTCTTATTTTAATTTTGATCTATGCGGCTTACATACTTTTCAGATCTTTATATTCTAATAGTCTTCAGATGAAGAAAATTGCTGCAATAATTGCTGTTATAGGAGCTATTGACAGCCCTATAATTTATTTTGCAGCAAATCTTTGGCAAGAATCTCATCCTGTTACCGTAATTGGTCCCCTAGCAAGAGAAGACTCTTCTTTTGGTGCAGATTATGGTTTGACTTTACTTGTTTCAGTTATAGCTTTCACTCTTCTGTTCGTGATACTAACAAGATTGAGATTAAAAGTTTTAAGTCTAGAAAGTAAATTTAAAAAAGGAATATAA
- a CDS encoding cytochrome c maturation protein CcmE, producing the protein MKNDSSKRVVEVKNKKFTFGAIIIIVLSSLVFFGFQAFSEATYKYYSVNEILGSGSVDSNTQIGLKAVLVPNSYVRSADGLSATFNVKDKDNENNIRVNYSGEIGSVFFNEYSELIMQGYFDNKDTFIATNLSVRCPSKYMTEEEYS; encoded by the coding sequence ATGAAAAATGATTCTTCCAAAAGAGTAGTTGAAGTTAAAAATAAAAAATTTACTTTTGGAGCAATAATAATTATTGTTTTGTCTTCGTTAGTTTTCTTTGGTTTTCAAGCTTTTTCTGAAGCTACATATAAATATTACTCTGTCAATGAAATATTAGGTTCTGGAAGCGTTGATTCAAACACTCAAATTGGATTAAAAGCTGTACTTGTACCAAATTCTTATGTTAGGTCTGCTGACGGTTTATCAGCAACTTTCAATGTCAAAGACAAAGACAATGAAAATAATATTAGAGTAAATTATTCAGGTGAAATAGGAAGCGTATTTTTTAATGAATACTCCGAGTTAATTATGCAGGGATACTTTGATAATAAAGATACTTTTATTGCAACAAATCTTTCAGTTAGATGTCCATCAAAATATATGACTGAAGAGGAATATAGTTAA